From Methanomicrobiales archaeon HGW-Methanomicrobiales-1, a single genomic window includes:
- a CDS encoding 3-dehydroquinate dehydratase translates to MKIVAALTDPRLASRAQEQGADMIELRFDLMKGDPKKLVQQCKKTCSLPIIATLRSGREGGQFFGDGAEWEKKIRPIISLVDYVDVEQSFVKNAVSVKEAGTKIIASHHAPIMMPLHVLFVMERELRAYGDIVKIIMTPSTADDVIELIAFTHAVKQPICCGVMGSAFRYARAVLPLFGSELVYCHMGETTAEGQYTVEEFVQLKKLLLG, encoded by the coding sequence ATGAAGATCGTTGCAGCGCTTACGGATCCGCGCCTGGCATCCCGGGCACAGGAACAGGGCGCCGATATGATTGAACTCCGGTTCGACCTGATGAAAGGGGATCCCAAAAAGCTGGTGCAACAGTGCAAAAAAACCTGTTCGCTGCCCATAATTGCTACCCTGCGCTCCGGGCGTGAGGGCGGGCAGTTCTTTGGCGATGGCGCGGAATGGGAGAAGAAGATCCGGCCGATCATCTCCCTTGTCGATTACGTGGACGTGGAACAATCGTTTGTAAAAAATGCTGTCTCCGTAAAGGAAGCAGGCACAAAGATCATCGCGTCCCACCATGCACCCATCATGATGCCTCTCCATGTGCTGTTTGTCATGGAACGCGAACTCCGGGCATACGGGGATATTGTCAAGATTATTATGACGCCGTCAACTGCCGATGATGTCATCGAGCTTATCGCGTTCACGCACGCAGTGAAACAACCGATCTGCTGTGGGGTCATGGGCTCTGCGTTCCGCTATGCCCGGGCAGTGCTGCCGCTTTTTGGCTCTGAACTGGTATACTGTCACATGGGGGAGACCACAGCAGAGGGACAGTACACGGTCGAAGAATTTGTCCAGCTGAAGAAACTGCTGCTGGGATAA
- a CDS encoding sulfurtransferase has product MQETDPKSPDKSIVSWVTPEWLDAHRNDPGLVIIDCRQNSHAYFTEHIPGAIYLHEGLLRMHIGGMPVRWIPAEAAQVLFRTLGLGQDNPIVVYSANRPANASAAAAGDGMEAGIIAYSLVRFGCRRVMILDGGLEQWRAEGYPLAQDFGVSTPSPFMVEVPVNLFIGYEECIRIKNDPAVVLLDTRPAAWYEGQGPWRRPGHIPRAVNLPAIRLLDPDNPTLLKPEGVIRAILAGSDISPEKRIICSCGTGRTAVTVFLILKWYLGYPDVVMYEGGFTEWVSHMENKTVTGMLPR; this is encoded by the coding sequence ATGCAAGAGACTGATCCAAAAAGTCCGGATAAAAGCATTGTCAGCTGGGTTACTCCGGAATGGCTTGATGCGCACCGGAACGATCCCGGGCTGGTTATCATCGATTGCCGGCAGAACAGTCATGCCTATTTTACGGAGCATATCCCCGGTGCCATCTACCTCCATGAAGGATTGCTCCGGATGCATATCGGCGGGATGCCGGTTCGCTGGATTCCTGCCGAAGCGGCACAGGTGCTGTTCCGGACGCTTGGGTTGGGGCAGGATAATCCGATCGTTGTCTATTCAGCGAACCGGCCGGCAAATGCATCCGCCGCAGCAGCCGGTGACGGTATGGAAGCCGGGATCATCGCCTATTCTCTTGTCCGGTTCGGGTGCCGGCGGGTGATGATACTCGATGGCGGGCTCGAACAGTGGCGGGCCGAAGGCTACCCTCTGGCACAGGATTTTGGGGTGTCCACCCCGTCGCCGTTTATGGTTGAGGTGCCGGTTAATCTTTTCATTGGGTACGAAGAGTGCATCCGCATCAAAAATGACCCCGCCGTAGTACTGCTGGATACCCGGCCGGCAGCGTGGTACGAGGGGCAGGGGCCATGGAGAAGACCGGGTCATATTCCCAGGGCAGTCAACCTTCCGGCAATCCGCCTGCTGGATCCGGATAATCCTACTCTCTTAAAACCGGAAGGAGTGATCCGCGCTATCCTTGCCGGATCGGATATCTCGCCGGAAAAGAGGATTATCTGCTCCTGTGGCACGGGACGGACCGCAGTTACTGTGTTTCTTATCCTGAAATGGTATCTCGGGTACCCGGATGTGGTGATGTACGAAGGCGGGTTTACCGAATGGGTCTCGCACATGGAAAATAAAACGGTGACCGGCATGTTGCCCCGGTGA